The genome window TTTACTAGTAACTTTTTTGGTACTTCATGATTATTTCAAGTGGATCAAGTTGCTGTGTTATTTAATTGTTGATTCTTGCATAATACAAATACTTTAGATTTTTGTGATCAGGTAACTAATAACAGATACAAGAATTGTTCAGATCGAAAATGACTAATAAAATAAGattgcatattttttttttttttgatgaatatcATGTCCAAGTAGTTAATCTTAAGAAGCTAGAAGTAAGAGTTCCCAGGCTACTGATGTGGTGGTGTAGAGTTTCAGCAGTGAAAAGAAGAAAGGAGTTAAAGAAACAAAAGAAGATAAACAAGGACGGGGTTCTGGGTTTGATCTTGTTTAAAGGAAAAACGACTGGTTTATTGAGAGAAGATAAAGTCATGtcaaatattttcaataatggcctgacaattttctgaaaaaatatatatagtttgtcatgaaaagtcattaaaagtctatcaatTGTATTTTTCCACCAAAATCATTGATACATTGAATAACAACCGATTTTTGataactctttaaaagttgtaattcaatacctcaaactttgaaagactttttaaaaatcccGATACAATACCTCCTtacttttaaagagtatttaaaaatcttaattgaatacacctacattttaaaagtcaataaaaatcataatacAATTCCACCCTCTTATTTTTCACAACCAttcttctaaatttttttaattaaatttgaaaatttgatattgattcatcaatttttttaatttattcaaaaattcacagataaattatttctataaacatattttgaatttttgagtGAAAATTTTGGAAATACACGAAATGATATATTcataaaaattcatattaatgATAAGAATTTTTTCCCGATAAGTAATAATGAATAAATCATAAATCGACATATCAATTTATTAATTCTGCTCCCCGATTGTAAAAAAATTTCTAGAAAAACATATGTATACAAATTAAAtcacaaaaaatgaaaatatatgaaaaatggaATTTTCTCGTAAAcattactacctccatcccaaattagatgtccccgttgactttgggcacgtaactttctacttctgaaatttatttttttattttttttttataaatgaaaatttcatattttaatttttatttgcaaaaataaaattttaaaaataaatcacgtatctatgcggtcaatgaactttAAATGTGACCCTTAAATGGTGTGCCGCCATTTAATTTGGGATGGACGGAGTATAATAGTACCTCTGTATACACACAATCACACCCTCATTTAACCAAACCCTAGCCGCGACTTCATTTGCGATTCACACCTACGGCCGTCCGGCGCCTGAAATTCTCAATCTCCGGCAACAATGGTAAATTAAATCTCTAAATCAATTTAAGTAAATCAATTCAactatttcaatttcaattaatttattatttctttttctaattCAGTCGCTCGTAGCAAATGAGGATTTTCAACACATTCTGCGTATTCAGAACACGAATGTGGATGGGAAGCAGAAGATCATGTTTGCTTTGACTTCGATCAAAGGTATCGGTCGCCGTTTCGCGAACATTGTTTGCAAGAAAGCTGACGTGGATATGAACAAGAGGTAGTTTTCTGTTATTTATGGCGGTTTAGTTTGTTTCAGTAAGTTGAGTGTTGGTTAGCAGTTTGTTAAGTCGGTTAAATAATTCGGTATGATTGGGAGTTGTGGCGGTGGTTGTGGAATGTTGTTATGGTTTGATTTTCGAATGTGTTCTAGTTACTTGAGGTGGAATTGGATAGGAGAATGTGTCGGATGGGGATttggcacggactttaatgcttatgtaaaatatagttctataactactctgaataaaaattaaaatgttaaaacttttagtcaaaaaaagaaaattttaagaataaattatagaactatacattataggagcattaaagtgcgtgtcgagcagtggaaaaaattgtatagaattgaatgggacaaaGGCTTATCGAATGTGTTTTATTAATACGCATTGGAAGCTGAATAGTTGAACAAGGCAGAAATCGAACGTCAATAACATAGTTTGTATAGAGTGTTAAATAATGCGTGTTAGTTGGACTTGTGGTGGTTGTAATTAGGTGTTACGATATCAAATGTTGCTAGCGTTTGATAACATTGCTTTAGGAATTTGAATTGGTTGTGGAACTTGAATGTTGATCAAAGTGTTTGTTAAATGTGTTTAGCTTTCTGTTTTAAGCTGCAACTTGTATTAGGTGGGATATTACGATGTTTAATGTTGTTATTAGTTTGATGTTTTGATGTAGTGTGTTGTGACAATtcattggttttttttttttttttgcaatgtTGAATCGTTTTGTATGTGGTTTTGATTGATGTGCGACTTGTGTCTCTAACAAGTATTGTTGTTAATCAGAGACATTAATTTTGTAGTAGTTGGTCGTTTAAGCAGTGTTAACATGATATTCTCTTTGTCCCAaccatttttttacatttttctttTTGGAATGTCCtttccaattttttacatttcaaattgaccaaatctagtgaaatattataatacaaaaattaattacatCCACTGCTTTCctccactatacccactttatACATTAGATATCAATGTATTTGAGctctttacccacttttctttctccttgtcactattttattaatttgttttcaTCTCCATGCCCAATCCATTTGTAAACAAAAGTTAAGTAAGAGataaaaagtattaaaatgAGTATAGTGGTGAGACCGATTTATTATTAATGTATAAAGTGAGTATAGTGGAATAAAGTAGTGTGCGTaggtgatttttattttattaaattttagtattttcggtaagttttgaaatttgaagaattggaagatacatcccaaaaaagaaagtgtaaagaaatagtTGGCACAGAGGGAGTAGGTTTGACTAAGTGAATTTAAAGTTCTGTTAGTAATAAGTGAATTTAAAGTTCTATTATTAATAAGTGAATTTCCCGTGTCCTTCAAATATTTACccagattattttaatatttgttgattATATATTCCGTGTTAAGATAAATAATACTTGGTTTATAACAAGTCAATTTGATCAATATGTATTTTCTGCATTCACATAATGGTACTACTGTTGATTCTgaaatcatttaattaaatcaCAAGTGAAATTAGTGAATTTTTCTTAACTCTTAGGACAATGGGGATAATAATGTTTTTAGGTGCAAAGTTGTTGGGGAGCACACATATTGTATTAAGCCTGTTTTGAGCTTATGTATTGCTTCGTGGGGTAGTTAGTACTTGTTATAACCAACGTTTGCAACACACAGAGGGTAATTCTTATGTGGCATTGTGTGTGTCCATatttaataagaaaaagaaGACTTGGGGGTTTCGCTTAacaaatgtatttttatttgctTACAAAATCATAGtggtatttttcatatttaatgtTTTTCCTGTTGAAAATTGTCCCTTAATGCTTATATCGTCATTCGTGTCCCATAACTTGTAAATTCCTGTAAtcctttcataaaaaataactTCTTTTTTTGCATATTTAGCTGGTTTTTCCTTCTGGTATAGACCTTATAAGATAGTCTCCCATTGAATTTTGAACTTCTTGCAGGGCTGGTGAACTTTCATCTGCTGAAATTGACAGTTTGATGACCATCGTTGCCAATCCTCGACAGTTCAAGATCCCAGACTGGTTCCTGAACAGGAAGAAGGATTACAAGGATGGAAAGTTCTCTCAGGTGACATCCAATGCACTGGACATGAAACTGAGGGATGATCTTGAGCGCCTGAAGAAAATCAGGTGCGACCTTTCTCCAGTGTTTCTTTTGATGTGCTAGCTACAGTTCATCACCCTAGTCTGCTTAATTAAAACCGTAAATTactgaaaacaattttaaaatttactgcTATTCATTTTTACAGGAACCATCGTGGTCTCCGTCACTACTGGGGTCTTCGAGTACGTGGACAGCACACTAAGACTACAGGACGAAGGGGAAAGACTGTTGGTGTGTCTAAGAAGAGATAAACATGCTCCATTCTCAAGCAGTTCTGGCAGATTGTTCAGTTTGGGGGAAATTCTAGACTATTTAAGTTTTTTATGTTTTGGTAGCATCTTTGGATTTTTGGCCTTTAGGTTGTTCTAGGCCCGTAATAGTAAGCTCCGAACTTCTGATCGTTCACTTTGTTGTTTGATAAGGCTTCGAGCTGTCAGCTAAATTTTGCTCAATTCTATGTTCATGACAGTAATGTTTGTTAGTTTCAGTGGTTTACTTTCTGCTTTGCACAATTTGTATGAAGAGTAGTCTCTCTATAAATTTGATGAATTGAACATGTTCGTGAATTGAACTATATGCAAGTTGTGTTGCTAATGGCAGAATGAGAAGAGCAGCCGggtatttgtaattttatcttGTTAGAATCCGGTGACCAATTTGTATCATGTTGTAGCATTTTCACCTCTATGATTTTACATTACTGTGGTAGCCAAGTATTTGCATTGTGTATTTAGTTTAGCAAAGCGAATTAGTCCATGAGATTGTCTCGTCTTTAGTTTGGTTAAACTTCATATCACAGAATTATAGAACTTCTCTTTCAAATTCCTTTTTAGTTTTCTATGTTCTGTGGTAAGCAGATCCATTTAGATATCAtcatttttgattatataacattttttcctgaaaaatatacattttatttactttttgagaaagttctcattttaaaactatttttacAGTAATGGTATATTTTGCTCAGGTTCAAACTGGGAACTGTAGCGAGCTCGATGTTGATGaagaaaacataaaaacaatGCTATCGCCCAGGATCGAACTGGGGGCCTTTTGCGTGTAAAGCAAACGTGATAACCACTACACCACGACAGCTGGATGTCCAAAATCAGAACAATCAACTACTTAAC of Daucus carota subsp. sativus chromosome 3, DH1 v3.0, whole genome shotgun sequence contains these proteins:
- the LOC108211462 gene encoding small ribosomal subunit protein uS13z/uS13y/uS13x, with translation MSLVANEDFQHILRIQNTNVDGKQKIMFALTSIKGIGRRFANIVCKKADVDMNKRAGELSSAEIDSLMTIVANPRQFKIPDWFLNRKKDYKDGKFSQVTSNALDMKLRDDLERLKKIRNHRGLRHYWGLRVRGQHTKTTGRRGKTVGVSKKR